A DNA window from Ictalurus punctatus breed USDA103 chromosome 11, Coco_2.0, whole genome shotgun sequence contains the following coding sequences:
- the LOC108271950 gene encoding transmembrane protein 125, which translates to MSELDATPPPQGFHQADPSRIQQDILEEQVELWWFSEPRKSLMCYCASVALVVGCGVGGVGLLSSTTSLSSEWRLGTGTALCMLALAVVLKQLLSSAVQDMNCVRSRHRVDVLKSGGLSDVLVVLLTGLSLLICGAVLLNVALGYHMPKPGQALNDMFISGVVLLAGGGFTVVAVTIYSIVVFHLVRVRPERSLRDRMLGIFTVSGQMRIRRDTTSSLAQLI; encoded by the coding sequence ATGTCGGAGCTAGACGCTACTCCTCCTCCGCAAGGCTTCCACCAAGCCGATCCGTCCCGTATTCAGCAGGATATCCTGGAGGAGCAGGTGGAGCTGTGGTGGTTCAGCGAGCCGCGGAAGTCTCTGATGTGTTACTGCGCCTCTGTGGCCTTGGTGGTGGGCTGCGGCGTGGGTGGCGTCGGCCTGTTGTCCAGCACCACCAGCCTGTCGAGCGAGTGGCGTCTGGGCACGGGCACGGCACTGTGCATGCTGGCATTAGCCGTGGTGCTCAAGCAGCTGCTCAGCTCAGCCGTACAGGACATGAACTGCGTGCGCAGCCGTCACCGCGTAGACGTCCTGAAAAGCGGAGGATTGTCTGACGTACTGGTCGTGCTCCTCACTGGACTTTCCTTGCTCATCTGCGGAGCTGTGCTGCTCAACGTAGCTCTGGGATACCACATGCCCAAACCGGGCCAGGCTCTCAATGATATGTTTATATCAGGAGTGGTGTTATTGGCAGGTGGAGGGTTCACGGTGGTGGCTGTCACCATTTACTCAATCGTGGTTTTCCACTTGGTGAGGGTCAGACCCGAGAGGAGCTTGAGAGACAGGATGCTGGGAATTTTCACTGTATCGGGACAGATGCGTATCCGACGAGATACAACGTCAAGCCTGGCACAACTCATATGA
- the cfap144 gene encoding protein FAM183A (The RefSeq protein has 1 substitution compared to this genomic sequence), whose protein sequence is MKRRQQAETTMAAKTKAKEKEPVDIVHQNAIHVETIQKEKRCEKLYTEFTINPFKKLHILPDGPMSRKMHEEVEEDPTFLKRFHEAQSEPRKKYTRPMTTSQEIGWISNPLITADHEDRRLNFRRHKSEITKHMEAAWRLKEKNQNR, encoded by the exons ATGAAAAGAAGACAACAAGCGGAAACAACAATGGCAGCGAAAACTAAAGCGAAAGAGAAAGAGCCCGTGGATATCGTTCACCAAAACGCTATTCATGTGGAGACAATCCAGAAGGAAAAGCGGTGTGAGAAGCTTTATACCGAGTTCACCATCAATCCTTTCAAAAAGT TGCATATTTTACCTGATGGACCCATGTCAAGAAAAATGCATGAAGAGGTTGAGGAGGATC CTACTTTCCTGAAGCGCTTTCATGAAGCACAATCAGAACCAAGAAAGAAGTACACTCGTCCAATGACCACGTCTCAAGAAATTGGATGGATTTCCAATCCTCTG ATTACTGCAGATCACAAAGACAGAAGACTGAACTTCCGACGGCACAAATCTGAAATCACCAAACACATGGAAGCTGCCTGGCgtctgaaggaaaaaaatcagAACCGTTGA